One Campylobacter massiliensis DNA window includes the following coding sequences:
- a CDS encoding GGDEF domain-containing response regulator, giving the protein MEKNKILIVEDNKALARLIAKKMEDKVEMEIDVAYTMAEAQAFLSDPKEYFIALLDLNLPDAPNGEIVDYVISKGLPSIVLTGSMDDATRESFIHKDIVDYVYKGNMDDINYIFKIINRLSKNRQYKVMVAEDSAPFRNNLKKILTSLQFQVFTAAHGEEAMSYFADNPDMKLVVCDYRMPVKDGLEVLKEIRAAGDKNQIGVLMMTSPSENVNGAIFLKNGANDFIAKPFVKEELICRVNNLIEAMENINQIADFANKDFLTGVYNRRYFYDDMNEYLAYAEERAEPYAVAMLDIDHFKQINDTYGHDGGDKALKTLAKKLIDETKKGDLVARFGGEEFCIVLKNVSNEEAVKFFVNLRASIANCKVRLKKEQIKFTVSIGVAFSRSDYRLDELLELADEALYRAKENGRNRVEIA; this is encoded by the coding sequence TGAGATGGAGATCGACGTGGCGTACACTATGGCTGAAGCGCAAGCTTTTTTAAGCGATCCGAAAGAGTATTTTATCGCGCTGCTTGATCTAAATTTACCCGACGCTCCAAACGGCGAAATCGTGGACTACGTCATCTCAAAAGGACTGCCTAGTATCGTGCTAACGGGCAGCATGGATGATGCTACTAGAGAGAGCTTCATCCATAAAGACATCGTAGACTACGTCTACAAGGGCAATATGGACGATATAAATTATATATTTAAGATCATAAATCGCCTAAGCAAAAATAGACAATATAAAGTAATGGTTGCCGAGGACTCGGCGCCTTTTAGAAATAATCTTAAAAAAATCCTAACTAGTCTTCAGTTTCAAGTATTTACCGCCGCTCACGGCGAGGAGGCGATGAGTTATTTCGCCGATAACCCCGACATGAAGCTTGTCGTTTGCGACTACAGGATGCCCGTAAAAGACGGCCTTGAGGTGCTAAAAGAGATAAGAGCTGCGGGCGATAAAAATCAAATCGGCGTTTTGATGATGACGAGTCCGAGCGAAAACGTAAACGGCGCGATATTTTTGAAAAATGGAGCGAATGATTTTATCGCTAAACCTTTTGTAAAAGAGGAGCTTATTTGCAGGGTAAATAATCTAATCGAAGCGATGGAAAACATAAATCAAATCGCTGATTTTGCCAATAAAGACTTCCTGACGGGCGTTTATAATAGAAGGTATTTTTACGACGATATGAACGAATACTTAGCCTACGCCGAGGAGCGCGCCGAGCCTTATGCGGTGGCGATGCTAGATATCGATCATTTTAAACAGATAAACGATACTTACGGTCACGACGGCGGCGATAAGGCGTTAAAGACGCTAGCTAAAAAGCTGATCGACGAGACTAAAAAAGGCGATTTGGTAGCGAGATTTGGCGGGGAAGAATTTTGTATCGTACTAAAAAACGTCTCAAACGAAGAGGCGGTTAAATTTTTCGTAAATTTAAGAGCTAGCATCGCAAACTGCAAAGTGCGACTAAAAAAAGAGCAGATAAAATTTACCGTCTCTATCGGAGTGGCCTTTAGCAGGAGCGATTATAGGCTAGATGAGCTTTTAGAGCTTGCCGACGAGGCTCTTTATAGAGCGAAAGAAAACGGGCGAAATAGGGTAGAAATAGCCTGA